The sequence GCGCGCCGGATTGCGCTGCGGCGCGAACGCCGGCACGATCCGCACCGGGTAATCGGGATCGGCGGTGACGTCGCGCAGCGTGCGGTTGCCGTCGGCCGACAGGTCGTTGACGAGATCGGTGGCCGTCGTCACGCCCGCAAGCTGCGCGACGCGCCCGAAATTCCAGACGGCGTGCGGCTTCTCGCTCGCTGAAATCGCGAGCTTGCCGCCGATCGTCTGATACACCGGCAGCATCGCCGCGAATTCCTGCAACTCGCCGGTCGGACGGCCGTCGGCATCGCGCGTCACGCCGTCGATGTCGGTGTCCTCGTCGATGCCCGCGCGCGCGAGCATCGCGCCGTTCACGTTCATCAGGTGCACGCTCGCATGCAGGATCGCGATCGGCCGCTGCGCGGACACGCGGTCGAGTTCGCGCGTCGTCAGCCGCGCGGTGCCGAAGAAGATCGGATCGAAGCCCCACGCGAGCAGCGGCCCGTCGTCGGTCATCGCGCGCTCGGCCTCGGCGAGCCGTGCGAGCACCGCGTCGAGCGAGCGCAGCCCCGGCCACAGCGTGCCGTCGGGGCCGCGCCGGTCGTAGTAGCCGACGTACACGGCGTCCCACATCGCGCCTTCCATCAGGTGGCAATGCCCTTCGACGAGCCCCGGCATCAGCACCTTGTCGCGCAGCGTGTCGTCGGTCGTGCAGGCGCCGAACCGCGCGTGCCACGTGGCGGCGTCGGCAGCATCGCCGACCGCGAGGATGCGGCCGTCGCGCACGGCGACGTGCGTGGCCGACGGCTGCACCGTGTTCATCGTCAGGATGCGGCGCGCCGTGAACACCGTCACGGGCACGGCCGGGGTTGCGGATGCTGGCATGGGATGCGGTTCTCCTTGCGGCGGAACGCCGATGGCTCAGGATACGGCGTATTGCTTCACGGGGCGGCCGTGCAGCATCGCATGCACGGCCGCGACGACGAGCACGTTGACGACGAGGCACACGAGGCCGAGGTTGATGCCACCGAAGTCGACATGGAACACGTAGAAGATCATCGCGAGCACCTGGCCGCAGATCATCCCGGCGCCCACCGCGACGGGCCGCACCTGGCGCCCCGCGAGCAGGATCAGCACGCCCGGCAGGAACTGCGTGACGCCGTAGTACGTGGTGTTGATCAGCGTGAGCATCAGGTTCGGCGTGAGCATCGTCGTTGCGATCGACAGCAGCAGGTAGCCGACGATCACGTATTTCGCCGCACGCTTCTGGCGCGACTCGGGCAGGTTCGGCATC comes from Burkholderia lata and encodes:
- a CDS encoding amidohydrolase — protein: MPASATPAVPVTVFTARRILTMNTVQPSATHVAVRDGRILAVGDAADAATWHARFGACTTDDTLRDKVLMPGLVEGHCHLMEGAMWDAVYVGYYDRRGPDGTLWPGLRSLDAVLARLAEAERAMTDDGPLLAWGFDPIFFGTARLTTRELDRVSAQRPIAILHASVHLMNVNGAMLARAGIDEDTDIDGVTRDADGRPTGELQEFAAMLPVYQTIGGKLAISASEKPHAVWNFGRVAQLAGVTTATDLVNDLSADGNRTLRDVTADPDYPVRIVPAFAPQRNPARSADSVLAEIERNTDKLHFGPVKFIVDGSIQGFTARVRWPGYAGGQPNGLWLIPPAQLVDVFEPFHRAGLQLHVHTNGDEATDVVLDAMTTLLARHPRPDHRHTLQHCQMADAAQLKRVRALGMCVNFFANHLYYWGDAHYSQTIGPDRANRMDAAGSAQRLGIPFALHSDAPITPLNPLFTAWCAVQRETASGRVLGEGERLSVDDALHAITLGAAYTLRMDHLVGSIEIGKFADFAVLDDDPSVCAPARLKELAVWGTVLGGRVFRSPR